agaattctctagaaacatgacccataattacttaagcccaaaataactaagtccaaggaacccaataattaatttaggcccaaatcaagtttatatttcaacagACATTTCATTCTCAAggaaataataaaaggaatgcCTTACCTAGGTGGCTTATAAAGCAACTGTACAACAAGCGATGTTATCAGTGAAGCTTCACAGGGGTGACCAACAAAGCATTATTGAAAGAAGACAACAATCGTCCGGTGGAGTAGCCGTTTAGTAGACCTCCCTTCAGCCTCTCGACTCATACAGAGGGAGGGGAAAGAGATGGATGCTACTACCAATATTAGGTATCGGGTGAATTATACATATCTAGCTGGAACCCTTATCCTCATTTCAAATCGAATCCGATGCTTGGCACCTTTAGTTATTGAGATATCCACTTGGTGATTGAATTCTAATTTGTTGTTTCATCTAGAAATGGAACTACTAGTAAATATGGTCTTAAAGTCTCATAGGGAGTCATTCAGCCCTAAAGGAGGATTGATTACCTGAGGAAAAGACTGTTCTTCAGGAAAGAGGATGTAAAGGatttctttttgagagaatatGATCTCACTCAAGGGAAGATTAGTAGGGGCTAAGATCAGGAGAAATATCAATCAGCGGGATGGATTCTAAGGCTGAACTTAGAAAGATGAATCAATAAAGAAGTAGTCACTGCCTGCCTAGTAAGAAAAGGCATTCATTTATAGGACATAAAGTTCATCCCTCTTTTCTAAAAAGTGGTTCAGTGACCGTTAGAGGTTTTGCTTCATAAGTCTAAGATGAAATAGAGACTACCCAAAGGAGAAGGGAGTCCACTATAGCTTGATCACCTGCTGCCACTAAAGACTCATCTGATGTCTTCTAATGCTAACGTAGGATCTTTTCCAAAATAGGCTGTTTCTGCCAAATAGTCTTCTATTGTGGAGGATGAGATGTTCTCGGACTGAGGTTACAAAGGAGAACCTTACATAACTCGAGAATCTTTGTCAGTCAGATAGATTATTCTTCAGAACATCTTATCTAAGCGTCTAGTGTCATgatttgatcaatccattgaattCAAAGAACAAGGGAGAACCTCTAGTAGAATAAAAGATTCTGCCATTGCTTAATCAAGCACTACTGCAGCGGAGTCCTCTGTCTACCGGCCTTCTTTTCTTCTATCATCAGCCTAGGGATTAGAGATCATTAATAGTCCAGCATAAGCCCAGAGATCGGGATAATAGAACAGCTTGAATTCCTATCCAACTAGAAAGGTAGGCTAGGAAAGGCTTTCGTCTGTCCTTCATTGAAACACAAGCAAGAGACATATTGGCCTATATTCCAACCGATGTGATCTCCATTACTGCTGGACAAATATGTTTGAAAACAGAGCTCTTTTGTCGCGGAATTAGACTTGCTATTAATGTTGGCTTATCTGTCAGTCGCGTTGGGTCTGCTACTCTGTTGAAAGCTACGGAACAAGTCTGCGGTAGTTTAAAACTTGAATTGGCATAATATCACAAAATCGTCGCCTTTGCTCAATTTGACTCAGACCTTGATGCTGCGACTTAGGCATTACTCAATAGAGGTGCAAGGCTTACAGAAGTACTAAAACAACCTCAATATGCATCACttccaattgaaaaatgaattctaGTCATATATGCAGCTGTCAATGGATTCTGTGATTGAATGCCATTAGATAAAATTCCTCAACATGAAAGAGACATTCTAACGACTATTAAACCAGAATTACTACAATCACTACAAGGTGGAACTTACTACAATAGATATAAGTCTCTATTTTAATTTGGGATCTTTTTAGCCACCCTGTGCTATTTGTTCGGTGGCCCGATTTGGAGTCTTTTGGGGGTCAAACTCCAATCCATGATGCTAGTTAATTAGATTGTTGTGCCTACTAATTTTAAGACTATTTCGTTGGGATATTCCCATTTTAGTTCTTGTTTCTATCGTAGGTTTGATAATAGATGGGCATGTAGATATCTATATAGAAGAGGCCTCGTCGAATGAATCCACCCAGGCACGGGCGAGGAGTCGTTTGGGATTGGATGAAAATCCTTTTGCCTATGCGGAGGGTGTTCTTAATGAGGATAGCCTCAACATGTGGATGGATATGATCTGGAATGCCTTTTCTCTCTATTTAAACGAGATTGACtcgacaaatttaaaatttagtgaAATCCCTAGGTATGAATTTGAAGACTCTGTTCACCTACATCTAAAATACGAAGTGACCTGGAAGGAGGCAGAATCCATTTTCAGCCAAATTAGTGAAAGGCCCTGGCCCTCTTATTCTTATGCGGTTCGGACATCCATCTATCCCCACCTCTATAATCTTGTGGAAAAGGCCCACCGGccttaaatataaaaagtaagtGTGTACCCTCGTTTGAACTCCGGTTTCATATTCTTTCATCGATTAGTCATTCCTCTACGTTTGTATTATCCAATCGTGGTCTCAATGAGTTTACAAGATTGAATAGCACTAGCCCAATTTTAATATGAATTCTTGAGCTGGAATAAGTCTTGGTAGTAATGGAATGGTTTCTACTATGATTAGGGTTGTGTTTACTATAAGTGTAGTGCAGAGTTGGAAATTTTTTAAGTTGTTAAATTAATGGGAATGAGTTCTAATAGGGCTGGTACCCTGTCATAGAGCGGTTCACtagaaagaaagcaaaagatgCGGCTTAGCCAGCTTGCTCTAGTTCCAAGTACACACACAGCCACAAATTTAATATAggttatttatgtaattttgtcAGCCTATTCAATTCTTATATGGAAtgtacataaaatatattttgattgaattttggtatgaagattttttgttgttggagTATACCTATTATGGAGCATTCCCGTCAATGTCAATTTTGGTGACATTTGGAgttgaattgatatttttagaattttgtgAACTTTAATGCTAGTGTGTGAAAATGTTAAGCTTTTAGCGGATATAAATGTTCCTTTAATGTGAATTgctatacataaatttaaatagtagAATTCTACGcattgtttttaaaaactatagcGCGTCTTGTAGAAAAACATTAAGGTGGTGATTAACCTTGTTAAGATATTGGGTCACTTGCTCAATGGTTGAATGAGTGAGTCACTTATTCAACCGCATGACCTgatctttgacaaaaaaaattaaaattttcatatcatATCTTAGAAAAAAGCACACCACAAATTACTACTACTATAATTtcacaaattaatataacattatattatttgtaataatatctttatatataaaagcatACGAAAGGGTAATTAGgtctttttccactcattttAAGtctaaaatagtaattttaactCTTCCACtctattttatgataaaattgtaattgtaaaattattttatattataattacaataattaaagttataattttatattttaaacaatatactttttaaaaggTGGCatataaaaggattttacaaaaaccaaaatttattttatatttaaaatggtgaacttttgttttatttttaaaaaaactggacaatttttttatattaataataaataataaattaaataagtatacatgatatttaaaattttatatttttgtattttacattttttttatttataattaaatagataatgattttatatttgttaagttaaaaacatttatgtcTTAAGATAAATCAAGactcctaattatttttattcgatGATCATGTTGTATACATCATGCGTCTAAAGTATCAGATGAAGATAGGACCAAGTCATGATCTAATACAACATTAAAGAATGATATTTCacactttatttatatttttgtttgagatTAATTTTGGAGAGACATTCTCCTATGATTTGTTGAATCCTATGACtaataaatgaaactaaagtTCAAAAATTGTTAAAACAACATCAAAAGGCACATTCAGATGTGAAAAGCATGCTTTGACCTAGGAAAAGTGGTTTTATACTGAAGTATTCTACACAAAAGCCAATCAGAGTAATTTTGTTGCATCAAGAAGGATGTGCATTTAATGCTCCAATGGCCAAAAGTATCAAGCGCAAGCTTTAGTGAACAAATTCACCCGTTGTGAGACAACATACACTTTGACTATGAACCTACACAtaaacattcattttctttttgtaaaaaactCTTTATAAATGTCTATATAACTCCGCAAAATAACTTGATAATCTTAAGAAAAATGACTAAGGGCTAAGATTGTATATTCGTTTGTTAGACAATTAAGAGCCCGTCATTGTGCACACAAATAACAAATGTGTTTGATTTATATAAAGGCTAATAAGATTGTATATTCGTCTGTAAGAAGATTAAAACCTAGCCATTgtacaaacaaacaacaaattcaTTTGATTTATGTAGAGTCAACAATGGCTTTGTAGGATAAAAATATCGAGTTTTAATAAGCTTGGGGTAGAGTTTGTCTTGTGCAGTAAGAAGTGGTCCTGACAAAATACTCATAACTTTGAGAAAGTTATTGAAACTTGGTTACTAGCTAAGAACTGAATGTAATCTCAGTGGTAGAAACAAGCCAACATAATTTTGTGTCTTATGTACTCCTACTTATAACtttgagtttgatttttttaaaatctctattaattagaaaaatttgTTTTCATCGTCTGAtcgtgcttttttttttttgaaaatctgTTATATGTCTTATGCAATGTTTCTTTATATAACAATCTTGTTCTTTTAGAAGAAAGGGctttaaaagtttataaaaatacaattcaagccctttattgtgttatttgtctttataatattaaaaaaattaaataaaaattcaaagcctaattgtaaaaataaaaaatacaaaaaccaaaaatttatgaataccaaaaacaaatcattaggttctattttttcatttatttgttaataacaaaaaaaaaatactcatacaAAAAATCATTGGTAGCCACATTACATTAATAAATTACCCGTTTAATATATAaccaacataataaaaataaaaaatttctttggaGAATgtttgtataagaaaaattcaatATACATGCAAATCAGGAAGttctaaataaagaagaaattgagataaaaatatatccaaatcaatgataattaataaagaggttgtaataatttttttcatcatgtGATATTAATTTACCAATTCCGTTATCTACGCTATATCATAAATTGAGAATATAAAAGTGTAAATATAggagtatttttatatttaaatgtatttcagtattttgtttttataaaaccatTGGTTTATTTCAAGAGATATTATATTGAAATGTActgtaaacaattttttttcttgaaagatACACAATCTTTTTTATCAATggtgtttgtattttttatatataaaaaaaatcctcatttttttaatttgaagatataaaatactttattttaaaacaattatattttttgtgtatGTTGCCTTCATTCGTATTTAGATTCATCAGTCACACTACTGTTCACACTAGGCTAAATACATttgctattttttaaataatgatttgttttttgATGTCAAGAGTCTTATAgatgtttatatttaaatttgttgtatgcaacttttatataaatgatatttaaatttttctatcaaaatatacttcatttttttaatttgaaagtataaaaaatatatttttaaactattatatattctattttgttgtgctaattcatatttatatccATCCATAACATGGGTATCCTTTGTAGGGCAAAtttatttggatattttttttatgtcaagAGGCTGTTAGTTATTTgtgtttaaatttaatgtatataacttttatatgaatgatttttaatttctttttatatcgaaatattcttatttttttaatttgacagtataaaaaattatatttttaaaactattatatattctatttatatGACAGTAATTCATATATTATATGTGCATTGCACAGACACCATATCAGGGAGTAATTCACACATTATCAATGGACCTCTTTGAGGACAAACAAAGAGGCATTGTTAGCATTTTTCCAGAACTTGTGCTTGTGGTCTTTTGGTTATTGAAAGGTTATGCTAGAGCCAGAGCCACAGTCATGGCTAGGTTCCTTTGGAAATGGGTGCACACAAAACGAGAAAAAGATGTGTTAGCATacataaaaattcaattatttgaaATAAGATTTTCAATTGAAGAGTTGAATAAGTTTTTCAAGTTGACTAGATATTTATCCtttaaagtaaatgaaattcaatgatactcataaaaatttaatattaatattttctcaaTTAAATACATCTCATAATGGGGAGGTGTCGTTATAACATTGTCCTGTAtcagtcaaaaataaaaaaaatcccaaaaaaagCATATTGTCTATATccacatttcaaaaacaatatAGTCATATATGTTTGTATACATGACTAGATAACAACTACCCATGTCCCCATGGTCGCTAGGCAGTTACACTACtgtaaaaatagtattttacgGTGTCCAATTAAAGTCGGTTTCTGGAAACcgtctaaaaataaaaagcagtgacaaatttgtaaataaaaggaGATGAATGACAACAGTTTTACAAAAAGCGTCATTGTTGACACTTTTTTGCTTTTGACCCATGACGGTTTTTTGTAGGCGCATTCATTTTGTTGCTCCCTCTCCATCCCTCAATTCCTCCAAACCCTCTTTCTCACTCTCACTACTCTGTCTCCGCCTTCCACGCCCTCTCAGTAGAACACATCTGTTCCAGCGAAGCCCCTCTCCGCCAAAACCCTCACCTCCCACTACTCCCTCGACCCTTATCTCGTCTCCAAGATCACCAACATGGTCACGCACCTCCTGAACACCAAGCTCTACCCTGAATTCATCAATATCCCCATTGGCAGTCGCCACCTCCTCGAAGCCACACAAACCTTCGAGGAACTCATTTTGCTTCCCAATATGTGAGGCACCATCGATACCACTCCCGTCCATCTCCATAATAACCCTAAAAGTTATAAAAGGAACAAGATTATTATGTTAGATATATCATTAGCAGCATGAAAATCCTGACCTTTTTCACGTCTCATACTTGAATATTTTTTGGATAGGGATGCTGGTATTATTTCTCATTCTTAGTGTTGATTTGATTTATTTGCTAGAACtagctatttttttttagtcaaGGATTGTTGTTTGGAAACCTTCACTCTTCAACTTGTTCTTTTTCCAACCATATAGTTTAAAACTTACTAATTTTTAAGTTTCTTGTTAAGTAAATGCatgtaaaaaaaactcaatatcCTATTTAGTTAGGcgctatataattattttttgcaaaAATTCCATTTGAAGAACTATTAAAGCAGCTTATGGAACAAGCTTTCAGATGAATTTTTCTATGACATCTTTTGATAAATATGTATAATACTAACCTCATTTCAGTCATCAATATATGTCCAATACACACAAGTATGCATTTTAATTAGTAGATTGAGTTAATGTCATTGGCATAACTATCCAATGTGAATGACTTTATGTCTAATTGATTGTTGATTAAGTTTGATTCGTTAGTGCTAGGTATTTCATTGGCAAATAAATAGTCCTAAGGAGtagtatgtataaaaaaaactcaatatcCTATTTAGTTAGGcgctatataattattttttgcaaaAATTCCATTTGAAGAACTATTAAAGCAGCTTATGGAACAAGCTTTCAGATGAATTTTTCTATGACATCTTTTGATAAATATGTATAATACTAACCTCATTTCAGTCATCAATATATGTCCAATACACACAAGTATGCATTTTAATTAGTAGATTGAGTTAATGTCATTGGCATAACTATCCAATGTGAATGACTTTATGTCTAATTGATTGTTGATTAAGTTTGATTCGTTAGTGCTAGGTATTTCATTGGCAAATAAATAGTCCTAAGGAgtagtatgtatgtatgtttttcttttcttaaaattaaaaaataggtgGATGCTGACTTACTTCTCATAGTATTAATCAAATACGGGGCTGCTCATCACGACCCGTTCCATTGCAAAGAGGCTAAGAAAGAAACAGAACATGGCCCTTGCAAAAGAACTTATGGGTTTTTCCTCATTTGTTTCTGCTTCCTACAATGTGTTTCTGCACAACAAGCATGGCACCTTCTGGGTCAATACTATCTTGCTTCCTTCGGATAACACAAGAGTTGTGAGGATGAGGAAGGGAGCAAAGTTTCCGATGACAGTGAGGAATAAAATCAAATAGGATTTCAAAGAGACTATCTTGAAGCATTTGGATGGCATCAATGATAGGATAGGAACAAGAAACATTGTGCTGCAACTTATCAGCACCGAGATTGATCCAAGTAAGCCAGCCTTTCACAACTCACCATTcgaatcattttctttttctagctAGGTGTTACAAATTGAccattttataacaaaaaggtcctttaattttcttctatcaTTTTAATGACTCTTAGAAAGGATATTCTTTTCTAACAAGGTAACTAACCAACCAGTAATTTTCCAACTTGGGCATAGTTAGTGTTAGTAGTGCTGCTGTGATTTACTTCATTCAGTAGAGATCCAATATTTTCAAGTCTATGGCGCATGAGATCCAACCTATGGGATTTCTAACCcttgaagaaaaatttattgCACCGATCATTGGACTTTGTTCCTACATGCCGTAGAATCATCCTAAAATCCTTGCCGAAAGACGATGCAGCCTGAAGAAAGGCTGCCTTCTCCTCATCTGTCCACTCACAAGTTCCATCATCAATATCCCAACAAGTAATGTCAGGTGGTTACAGGTTGTTGGCATGACAACGTTTTGTAGCCTCAGGTGAAAGAGAATCACATATCAATCAATGCATCAACTGCAACCCTCTCACTTTCATCGGATTTCCTCCAAAGGTGGAGTCTTCCTGAACGCGTTCTTTGGTTAACTGCAGCACCGCACACCATCGCTggatttttaatcaatttctttTGTGAATCAACATTTGTTTTACGATTTCCTTTTTTAACCCAATCCCTTCACGGTAGTTGTGGATGTTTTTGACTTTCGTCAGGCTGTATCGTCTTTCGGCGATGATTTTATGATGATTGCACAGCATATAGGAACAAAGTCCAAAGATCAGTGTAAGAAATTTTTCATCAAGGGTCACAAATCCCATAGGTTGGATCTCattgttgaaatataaacttgatttgggcctaaattaattatttggttccttggacttagttattttgggcttaagtaattatgggtcatgtttctagagaattcttgtagtgtttggagtgtctagatatttcttatggttgtaatattttctagaatactctttggatctctagagttgagaactctctagaattagtgtgtctagagttctccttagagtagtataaatagagatgtaatcctacacatttgtatcaagcaaaaatacaaaattctctcctccataaagaattctccttcctatcaagtttctattcaaagtctccaatattcctaaacacttttcctaaacataaaaagcctTATTTCCAACAAAGTGGTATGAGAGCTTCAAGATCCTCAAAAGATGGCGAATGGAGGTTTTCCTTTCCAAATGCCGATGCTCACAAAGAACAACTATGATAATTGGAGTATCAAGATGAAGGCGCTACTAGGAGCTCAAGATGTGTGGGATATCGTAGAGAATGGCTTCGAGGAGCAAGATGAAGCCTCGCTAAGCCAAGGTGTAAAGGAGACGTTGAAGGAGTCAAGAAAGAGAGACAAGAAAGCTCTCTTTCTCATTTATCAATCGGTGGATGAAGATACATTTGAGAAGATATCCAACGCAACGACGGCCAAAGAAGCATGGGATAAGCTTCAAACTTGCAACAAAGGAGTTGAGCAGGTAAAAAAGATTCGTCTTCAAACTCTTAGAGGTGACTTTGAGCATTTGTTTATGGAGGAGTCCGAGTCAATTTCTGATTATTTTTCTCGAGTATTGGCCGTAGTCAATCAACTTAAAAGAACTGGTGAAGATGTTGATGAGGTGAAGGTCATGAAAAAAATACTTCGAACTTTAAATCCAAGTTTTGACTTCATTGTTACcaacattgaagaaaacaaggatttaAAGACCATGACTATTAAGCAACTCATGGGCTCCTTACAAGCAtacgaagaaaaacaaaagagaaaaattaaacaaaaggagGCTACGGAGCAACTACTACAACTCAACGTAAAGGAAGCAAACTATGCAAATTACAAGAGCCAAAGAGGACGAGGTCGTGACCAAGATCGTGGACGTGGACGAGGACATGGAGGAGAAGGTAGAGGTGGTTACAAAAACCACtccaacaaattcaacaatggagaaAGAAGTTGGAATCCACAAGTAACAAGAGGTCATGGAAGAGGAAATTCATGATCGAGGTATGACAAATCACAAATCAAGTGcttcaattgcaacaagattggTCACTACGCATCCGAGTGTAGATTCTCGAAGAAGGTTGAAGAGAAAGGTAACTTTGTAGAAGAAAAAGGCGGAGAAGAAGAAACTTTGCTACTCGCGTgccaaaacaaatttgaagagaaaagaaacaagtggtACCTCGACACCGGCGCAAGCAACCACATGTGCGGCGATCAAAGCATGTTCATGGAGATCAATGAAGCGGCAACTGGCGATGTCTCATTTGGAGACGACTCAAAGATACCAGTTAAAGGCATAGGTAAAATTCTCATACGTTTGAAGAATGGGAGTCATCAATTCATATCCAATGTCTACTATGTGCCTAACATGAAGAATATTATTTTGAGCTTGGGACAATTATTAGAGAAAGACTATGACATCCATTTGAAAGAACATAGTCTTTTCTTGAGAGATTGTAGACATAACTTGATTGCTAAGGTGCCTATGTCAAAGAATAGAATGTTCCTCTTAAACATTTAAAATGATGTGGCAAAGTGTCTCAAGGCTTGCTATACCGACTCTTCGTGGCTATGGCATCTACGATTCGGGCATCTCAACTTCGACGGTCTAGAACATTTAGCGAAGAAGGAGATGGTGAGAGGCTTGCCTAGCATCAACCACCCAGACCAACTTTGCGAAGGATGTCTAATTGGGAAGCAATTTCGTAAAAGTTTTCCAAAGGAAACAACAACAAGAGCAACAAAGCCGCTAGAGCTCATACACACCAATGTCTGTGGACCAATCAAACCCAATTCATTTGGTAAGAATAAGTACTTTCTcctctttattgatgattattccagAAAAGCCTGGGTTTATTTCTTAAAGGAGAAATCAGAAGTGTTTGAAAACTTTAAGAAGTTCAAAGCCCTCGTGGAGAAAGAAAGTGGTCTTTCCATCAAGGCCATGAGATCTGATCGAGGAGGAGAGTTCACTTCAAATAAGTTCAACAAATATTGTGAAGACCATGGAATCCATCGCCCACTGGCAGTGCCAAGAtcgccacaacaaaatggagtagcagAGAGAAAGAACCGGACCATACTTAACATGGTGCGAAGCATGCTCAAGAGCAAGAAGATGCCGAAGGAGTTTTGGGTTGAAGCAGTGGCATGTGTAGTTTACCTAACAAACCATTCCCCAACAAGAAGCGTGCATGAGACGACACCACAAGAAGCATGGAGTGGAAGGAAGCCCAGGATCTCTAACCTCAAAGTGTTTGGAAGCATTGCCTATACCCATGTTCCAGACAAAAAGAGGACAAAGCTCGATGATAAAAGTGAGAAGTACGTGTTTGTGGGTTACGACTCAAGATCAAAGGGGTACAAGCACTATAATCCAAATAGTAGAAAGATCGTCATAAGTTGCGACGTGGAGTTCGACGAAGAAGATTGTTGGGATTGGAGTGTTCAAGAAGATAagtatgattttcttctttattttgaagaagatgatgaaattCAACAACCAATCATAGAGGAACATATTACACCACCTGCCTCACTGACACCAAGGCTGGATGAAACAAGTTCAAGTGAGAGGACACCGCGACTAAGGAGCATTGAAGAGATTTATGAGGTAACCAAAAACCTAAACGACATTAACCTCTTTTGTCTTTTTGGTGATTGTGAGCCTCTAAGCTATAAGAAGCAGCGGAAAACATAAAGTGGAAAGACGCCATGGACGAAGAAATCAAGTCAATCACGAAGAATGATACGTGGGAACTTACTACACTTCCACGAGGACACAAAGCAATCGGAGTAAGATGGGTGTACAAGGCAAAGAAGAATGCTAAAAGAGATGTGGAGAGATACAAAGCAAGATTGGTGGCTAAAGGCTATAGTCAAAGACAAGAAATTGACTATGATGAGGTATTTGCTCCTGTTGCTCGTCTTGAAACTATTAGACTGATCATTTCTTTGGCAGCCCAAAATAAATGGAAGAtccatcaaatggatgtgaagtcaGCCTTCTTGAATGGTTTTCTCGAAGAAGTCTATATTGAGCAACCACTAGGCTATGAAGTAAAAGGGCAAGAAGAAAAAGTCTTGAAGTTGAAGAAGGCGTTGTACGGTCTCAAGCAAGCACCGAGAGCTTGGAATGTTCGAATCGACAAGTACTTTCAAGACAAGAACTTCATCAAGTATCCATATGAGCATGCACTCTATATCAAAGCGCAAAGtgaagatattttgattgtgtgtttgtatgTAGATGACTTGATCTTTACAGGGAACAATCCAAGCATGTTCGAAGAGTTCAAGAAAGATATGTcaaatgaatttgagatgacgGATATGGGGCTCATGGCATATTATCTCGGCATCAAAGTAAAACAAGAAGACAAAAGAATTTTCATCACCCAAGAAGCCTATGCCAAAGAAGTCCTTAAGAAGTTCAAGATGGATGACGCCAATCCAGTTGGCACCCCGATGGAATGTGGCAGCAAGTTGAGCAAGcatgaaaaaggagagaatgtGGATCCAACTCtttacaaaagtttggtttgaaGTTTATGTTACTTGACATGTACAAAGCCGGATATTCTCTATGCTGTTGGAGTAGTAAGTCGCTACATGGAAGCTCCAACCACAACTCACTTCAAGGCGGCAAAGAGAATCCTTCGATACATCAAAGGGTACAACAAACTTTGGCTTGCACTACTACTCTTCTGACAAGTATAACATTGTTGGCTATAGTGATAGCGATTGGAGTGGAGACTTggatgatagaaagagcactactGGTTTTGTGTTCTTTATGGGAGATACtgctttcacttggatgtcaaaAAAGCAACCAATAGTCACACTATCAACTTGTGAAGCTGAGTATGTCGCTGCCACATCATGCGTTTGTCATG
This region of Glycine soja cultivar W05 chromosome 17, ASM419377v2, whole genome shotgun sequence genomic DNA includes:
- the LOC114391560 gene encoding uncharacterized protein LOC114391560 gives rise to the protein MANGGFPFQMPMLTKNNYDNWSIKMKALLGAQDVWDIVENGFEEQDEASLSQGVKETLKESRKRDKKALFLIYQSVDEDTFEKISNATTAKEAWDKLQTCNKGVEQVKKIRLQTLRGDFEHLFMEESESISDYFSRVLAVVNQLKRTGEDVDEVKVMKKILRTLNPSFDFIVTNIEENKDLKTMTIKQLMGSLQAYEEKQKRKIKQKEATEQLLQLNVKEANYANYKSQRGRGRDQDRGRGRGHGGEGRGGYKNHSNKFNNGERSWNPQIGHYASECRFSKKVEEKGNFVEEKGGEEETLLLACQNKFEEKRNKWYLDTGASNHMCGDQSMFMEINEAATGDVSFGDDSKIPCLKACYTDSSWLWHLRFGHLNFDGLEHLAKKEMVRGLPSINHPDQLCEGCLIGKQFRKSFPKETTTRATKPLELIHTNVCGPIKPNSFGKNKYFLLFIDDYSRKAWVYFLKEKSEVFENFKKFKALVEKESGLSIKAMRSDRGGEFTSNKFNKYCEDHGIHRPLAVPRSPQQNGVAERKNRTILNMVRSMLKSKKMPKEFWVEAVACVVYLTNHSPTRSVHETTPQEAWSGRKPRISNLKVFGSIAYTHVPDKKRTKLDDKSEKYVFVGYDSRSKGYKHYNPNSRKIVISCDVEFDEEDCWDWSVQEDKYDFLLYFEEDDEIQQPIIEEHITPPASLTPRLDETSSSERTPRLRSIEEIYEVTKNLNDINLFCLFGDCEPLSYKKQRKT